From the Gramella sp. Hel_I_59 genome, one window contains:
- a CDS encoding HlyD family efflux transporter periplasmic adaptor subunit gives MLNITRNPLNEQVDLRQFKAGKKVLHTRHFKYFNRFLKFSAIFGVIVLFLPWTQTISGNGSVTTLSPEQRPQTIQSVIPGKIERWYVNEGDYVEKGDTILHITEVKNEYFDPSLVERTGDQVASKSNSLKSYDQKISALGTQLQALAQERELKLEQARNKLEQAKLKTKSDSIDLQAAKTNLSIAETQFNRTKTLQEEGLKAMTDVEEKRLKLQETQAKLISQENKLMASRNDIINARIEINRTAAEYSDKISKTQSDRSSAESGKFDAQAEVSKLENAYTNYEMRQDLYYVKAPQNGYINKAIKAGIGETFKEGEQLVNIMPSDYDLAVETFVKPIDLPLLHKGEEVRVQFDGWPAIVFSGWPNVSYGTYGAKVVAIENFISPNGKYRVLLAPDENDHDWPDALRVGSGANTLALLEDVPIWYELWRHLNGFPPNYYTPEGQTQTDKKQ, from the coding sequence ATGCTTAACATAACTAGAAATCCATTGAATGAGCAGGTTGACCTAAGGCAATTCAAAGCCGGGAAAAAGGTTCTGCACACAAGACACTTTAAATACTTTAACAGGTTTCTCAAGTTCTCTGCGATCTTTGGAGTGATCGTACTTTTCCTTCCGTGGACCCAGACGATATCGGGAAATGGTTCTGTAACGACTTTAAGTCCGGAGCAAAGACCACAAACAATCCAATCAGTGATTCCGGGTAAGATCGAAAGATGGTATGTAAATGAGGGAGATTATGTGGAAAAAGGAGATACGATCCTACATATTACCGAAGTCAAAAACGAATATTTTGATCCATCACTTGTAGAAAGAACTGGAGACCAGGTTGCCTCCAAGTCTAATTCCCTGAAATCCTATGATCAAAAGATCTCTGCTCTAGGCACGCAGTTACAGGCCCTGGCACAGGAACGAGAACTTAAGCTGGAACAGGCAAGAAACAAATTGGAACAGGCAAAACTGAAAACAAAAAGCGATAGCATTGATCTGCAGGCGGCAAAAACAAATTTGAGCATTGCTGAAACTCAGTTTAATCGTACTAAAACTCTTCAGGAAGAGGGTTTGAAAGCGATGACAGATGTAGAAGAAAAGCGACTTAAACTGCAGGAAACTCAGGCGAAACTGATTTCGCAAGAGAATAAATTGATGGCGAGTAGAAACGATATTATTAATGCCAGAATCGAAATTAATCGTACTGCTGCAGAATATAGCGACAAGATCTCCAAAACTCAGAGTGATCGATCTTCTGCAGAGTCAGGGAAATTCGATGCCCAGGCTGAAGTGAGTAAACTGGAGAATGCCTATACTAATTATGAAATGAGGCAGGATCTTTATTACGTCAAAGCTCCGCAGAACGGTTATATTAATAAGGCAATCAAAGCCGGGATTGGCGAAACTTTTAAAGAAGGAGAGCAGCTGGTGAATATCATGCCTTCAGATTATGACCTTGCCGTGGAAACATTTGTGAAACCAATTGATCTTCCATTATTACATAAAGGCGAGGAGGTTAGAGTACAATTTGATGGCTGGCCTGCGATCGTTTTTAGTGGATGGCCGAATGTGTCTTACGGTACTTACGGAGCAAAAGTGGTCGCTATAGAGAATTTTATAAGTCCGAATGGAAAGTACAGAGTATTACTGGCACCAGATGAAAACGATCACGATTGGCCAGATGCTTTAAGAGTGGGCTCTGGAGCGAATACCCTGGCGCTACTGGAAGACGTGCCTATCTGGTATGAATTATGGCGACATTTAAATGGTTTCCCTCCAAATTATTATACTCCGGAAGGTCAAACTCAAACCGACAAGAAGCAATGA
- a CDS encoding TolC family protein translates to MSLKKTFLIALLLLPMLQYGQTQDSIVLNFEEYLQMVKTFHPVVRQARLKTDLGDAELLKARGGFDPKIEANYDRKDFKDTRYFDLFNAAFKIPTWYGVELKAKFEQNEGFYLNPQNTVPDDGLFAAGISVPIGQGLFINERMAALKQAKAYQQQSIADQQLAVNKILYEASVAYFDWISAYRELKLYNNFIENAQFRYDGILSSFEVGDKPAIDTLEADIQIQDRKLSLEQARLKFFKASQQLGTYLWAENNTPLVIRERVYPEHALFENSTIPAEFLSDTEITTHPKIRSLEYKVEILEFDRRLKANKLLPKLDLEYNFLSGDPDILRSFVNENYKVGVNFSIPLFLRKERGDLQKSKIKLQDAELELYSEQLNLQNKIRALKEQFLSYQEQVLMINQLVENYEIMLNAEERKLQLGESSVFLVNTREKSLISARLKQISVQEKLWNTRAELTQVLAILE, encoded by the coding sequence ATGAGTTTAAAAAAGACATTTCTTATTGCCTTACTGCTTCTGCCTATGTTACAATATGGCCAGACTCAGGATAGTATTGTTCTGAATTTTGAAGAATACCTGCAGATGGTTAAAACCTTTCATCCGGTAGTTAGACAAGCCAGGCTGAAAACCGATCTTGGTGATGCGGAATTGCTGAAGGCTAGAGGTGGATTTGACCCGAAGATCGAGGCCAATTACGATCGAAAGGACTTTAAGGATACCCGTTATTTCGATCTATTCAATGCGGCTTTCAAGATCCCAACCTGGTATGGAGTTGAACTGAAGGCAAAATTTGAACAGAACGAAGGTTTTTATTTGAATCCGCAAAACACGGTGCCAGATGATGGTTTATTTGCAGCAGGAATATCTGTGCCTATAGGACAGGGTTTGTTCATCAATGAGCGAATGGCTGCATTGAAACAAGCAAAAGCCTACCAGCAGCAGTCTATTGCAGATCAACAATTGGCGGTGAACAAGATTCTGTATGAAGCATCTGTAGCTTATTTTGACTGGATTAGTGCGTATCGGGAGCTTAAGCTTTACAATAACTTTATTGAGAATGCGCAGTTTCGATATGACGGAATCCTGTCCAGCTTTGAAGTAGGGGATAAGCCGGCTATTGATACCCTGGAAGCCGATATTCAAATACAGGACCGTAAGCTGAGTCTGGAGCAGGCACGATTGAAGTTTTTCAAAGCCTCTCAGCAATTAGGAACTTATTTATGGGCTGAAAATAACACACCTTTGGTCATTAGGGAGCGTGTGTATCCCGAGCATGCGTTGTTCGAGAATAGCACGATTCCTGCCGAGTTCTTAAGCGATACTGAAATTACCACGCACCCAAAAATTCGGTCATTGGAGTATAAAGTAGAAATTCTGGAATTTGACAGAAGATTGAAGGCGAATAAATTACTTCCAAAGCTGGATCTGGAATATAATTTTTTAAGTGGTGATCCCGATATTTTAAGAAGTTTTGTCAATGAGAATTATAAGGTGGGTGTAAACTTCAGTATTCCTTTATTTCTTCGGAAAGAACGCGGAGATCTACAAAAATCGAAGATCAAACTTCAGGATGCAGAATTAGAATTATATAGTGAACAGCTCAATCTTCAGAATAAAATAAGAGCGCTGAAAGAGCAATTTCTTTCCTACCAGGAGCAGGTATTGATGATCAATCAACTGGTAGAAAATTACGAAATCATGCTTAATGCTGAAGAGCGAAAGCTGCAACTTGGTGAAAGTTCTGTTTTTCTCGTCAATACCCGGGAAAAAAGTCTAATAAGCGCACGATTGAAGCAGATTAGCGTACAGGAGAAACTCTGGAACACTCGCGCTGAACTTACGCAGGTTCTGGCAATACTGGAATAA
- a CDS encoding methyltransferase, with the protein MTRLGNLQVKDYFFVSLQLLLFITYFIPVDLFRIELSGWLRMITLLPGIFGIGLALFTLFQLRNMLSVFPTPVDSGKLITSGAFSISRHPIYTAIILSAFSFGIFSESEFKLIITVLLLILFYFKSNYEEKLLLLKYPEYANYRKNTRKFL; encoded by the coding sequence ATGACGCGCCTAGGGAATTTGCAGGTGAAGGATTACTTTTTCGTTAGTCTGCAGCTGCTATTATTCATTACTTATTTCATACCAGTAGATCTCTTTAGAATAGAGCTCTCAGGTTGGTTAAGAATGATCACCTTGCTTCCCGGCATCTTTGGAATTGGGTTGGCTTTATTTACACTATTTCAACTCAGAAATATGTTGTCTGTTTTCCCTACACCAGTAGATAGCGGTAAATTGATTACCAGTGGTGCATTTTCGATATCCAGGCATCCAATATATACTGCAATAATTCTCTCTGCTTTTAGCTTCGGAATCTTTTCTGAATCGGAATTTAAACTTATCATCACCGTGTTGCTACTCATATTATTCTACTTCAAATCAAATTATGAAGAGAAACTTTTACTACTGAAATATCCGGAATATGCAAATTATAGAAAGAATACCAGAAAGTTTTTATAA
- a CDS encoding transporter: MKKFLIPFLGSVLMCSNMMVAQEKWSSDRADGHAPISIMGDHTHNKGEFMLSYRYIPMWMDGLINGSGEIENAEAFDRYMAVPQDMRMDMHMLGAMYAISNKVTLAAMLNYIDNDMVLRSKMGINFTTESSGFGDIAVNALVNFYDKNRQKMHTNIGVSIPTGDLEQSGDTPMMENARLAYPMQLGSGTLDPTVGVTYLGQTDKLSWGFQPKFKFRLGENSQDYTLGNRFDAVAWTAYSLFQSWSVSGSLSYFDQQEIDGVDAAMNPMMMPLFDTINSGRSQLDLGLGSNFYVPTGTLKNLRVGIEVKLPLYQEMNGIQMKNQLAGTIGLQYSLSTKK, encoded by the coding sequence ATGAAGAAATTTTTAATCCCTTTTCTGGGATCAGTATTGATGTGCTCAAACATGATGGTAGCGCAGGAGAAGTGGAGTAGTGACAGGGCAGATGGACATGCACCAATTAGTATTATGGGTGATCATACTCATAACAAAGGTGAGTTTATGCTCTCATACCGATATATACCAATGTGGATGGACGGTTTGATAAATGGTAGTGGTGAGATCGAAAATGCAGAGGCATTCGACAGGTATATGGCGGTTCCTCAAGATATGCGTATGGATATGCATATGCTTGGAGCGATGTACGCCATTTCCAATAAAGTAACCCTTGCGGCTATGCTGAACTATATTGATAACGATATGGTTCTTAGATCTAAAATGGGTATAAATTTCACTACAGAATCTTCAGGATTTGGTGATATCGCCGTAAATGCGCTGGTGAACTTTTATGATAAGAACAGGCAAAAAATGCACACGAATATTGGTGTGTCAATTCCTACCGGCGATCTAGAGCAGTCCGGTGATACGCCAATGATGGAAAATGCTAGACTTGCATACCCTATGCAACTGGGTAGTGGTACGCTAGATCCAACAGTAGGAGTTACTTATCTTGGACAAACTGATAAACTTTCCTGGGGTTTCCAGCCAAAATTCAAATTTAGATTAGGTGAAAATTCTCAGGATTATACTTTAGGAAATCGATTTGATGCAGTCGCATGGACAGCTTATAGTCTATTTCAAAGCTGGAGTGTTTCAGGTAGTTTAAGTTACTTCGATCAACAGGAGATCGATGGAGTAGATGCAGCAATGAACCCTATGATGATGCCTTTATTCGATACTATCAATTCGGGTAGAAGTCAGTTAGATCTGGGTTTAGGAAGTAATTTTTATGTGCCAACCGGTACATTAAAGAACCTAAGAGTGGGCATTGAAGTAAAGCTACCGTTATACCAGGAAATGAATGGTATTCAGATGAAAAACCAGCTTGCTGGAACTATCGGACTTCAATATTCATTGAGTACAAAAAAGTAG